A DNA window from Haliovirga abyssi contains the following coding sequences:
- the uvrC gene encoding excinuclease ABC subunit UvrC, translating into MISLDDIPENPGIYIMKSKGKIIYIGKAKILKRRVMSYFHKNHDNAPKTKELVKKIEDIDYILTNNEIEALILENNLIKKYSPKYNIALKDEKTYPYIKITKEKFPKIEIIRSTKRINGSKEELFGPYPMGVYKFIKAVKRVLKLRDCKRDMTKIYQRPCLKYNMGMCSGPCVYKNVEKEYREKIEELRDILKGKYQNLIKEFEKKMYEYSEKLEFEKAIVYKEKIEAVKNLKNSLTMEYGQNVDEDVFVVVQKNMKIFIYILNVREGKILGKNFIDVDLKLEENGELDNIFIQYYSKFPMPKNIILEEKFESSAKILESWSKISKTKKINIFFPKIKSRRLNLLEMAKLNLNKEIEKFYNKKENLERGLYKLREELHLKKIPMRIECFDISNIQGKDAVGSMSVAIEGKNIPKEYRRFKITVKDTPDDFKMMEEVLTRRYSKLKEYELPQLILIDGGLGQLGIAEKVLKSVGKFEYLDIISIAKREELIYKAEEKEPYVFLKSEEALKILQRLRDESHRFGITYHRKLRSKRVLKSELDDIKGIGTIRKNRLLKKFKTVEKIKKSSLEELSEIIPTEIAKKILKLKN; encoded by the coding sequence ATGATAAGTTTAGATGATATTCCAGAAAATCCTGGGATTTATATTATGAAATCTAAGGGTAAAATAATATATATAGGTAAAGCAAAAATATTAAAAAGAAGAGTTATGAGTTATTTTCATAAGAACCACGATAATGCACCGAAGACTAAAGAATTAGTAAAAAAAATTGAGGATATTGATTATATTTTAACAAATAATGAGATAGAGGCTTTAATACTTGAAAATAATCTTATAAAAAAATATAGCCCAAAATATAACATAGCTTTAAAAGATGAAAAAACATACCCATATATAAAAATAACAAAAGAAAAATTTCCTAAAATAGAAATTATTAGAAGTACAAAAAGAATTAATGGCTCAAAAGAGGAATTGTTTGGACCATATCCTATGGGAGTTTATAAATTTATAAAAGCTGTAAAAAGAGTGTTAAAATTAAGAGATTGTAAAAGAGATATGACAAAAATTTATCAAAGGCCATGTTTGAAATATAATATGGGAATGTGTAGTGGTCCATGTGTATATAAGAATGTTGAGAAAGAGTATAGAGAAAAAATTGAAGAATTAAGAGATATATTAAAAGGAAAATATCAAAATTTAATAAAAGAGTTTGAAAAAAAAATGTATGAGTATTCAGAAAAATTAGAATTTGAAAAAGCTATTGTTTATAAGGAAAAGATTGAAGCAGTAAAAAATTTGAAAAATAGTTTAACAATGGAATATGGTCAAAATGTAGATGAAGATGTATTTGTAGTAGTTCAGAAAAATATGAAAATATTTATTTATATATTAAATGTAAGAGAAGGGAAAATTTTAGGTAAGAATTTTATTGATGTAGATTTAAAATTAGAAGAAAATGGAGAATTAGATAATATATTTATACAATATTATTCAAAATTTCCAATGCCTAAAAATATAATATTAGAAGAGAAATTTGAATCTAGTGCAAAGATATTAGAGAGTTGGTCTAAAATTAGCAAAACTAAAAAAATAAATATATTTTTTCCGAAAATAAAAAGCAGAAGATTAAATCTTTTAGAAATGGCAAAATTAAATTTAAATAAGGAAATTGAAAAATTTTATAATAAAAAGGAAAATTTGGAAAGAGGATTATATAAATTAAGAGAAGAGTTACATTTAAAAAAAATACCTATGAGAATAGAATGTTTTGATATATCAAATATTCAAGGCAAGGATGCAGTCGGTTCAATGAGTGTTGCAATAGAAGGGAAAAACATTCCAAAAGAGTATAGAAGATTTAAAATAACAGTAAAAGATACTCCTGATGATTTTAAAATGATGGAAGAGGTATTAACAAGACGGTATTCAAAGTTAAAAGAGTATGAACTTCCACAATTAATTTTAATAGATGGTGGATTAGGACAACTTGGAATAGCGGAAAAAGTATTAAAGAGTGTAGGTAAGTTTGAATATTTGGATATTATAAGTATAGCAAAACGGGAAGAATTAATATATAAAGCTGAGGAAAAAGAACCTTATGTTTTTTTGAAAAGTGAAGAGGCATTAAAAATTTTACAAAGATTAAGAGATGAATCGCATAGATTTGGAATAACTTATCATAGAAAACTGAGGAGTAAAAGAGTTTTGAAAAGTGAATTAGATGATATAAAAGGGATTGGAACAATAAGAAAAAATAGATTATTAAAGAAGTTTAAAACAGTAGAAAAAATAAAAAAAAGTAGTCTTGAAGAACTGTCGGAGATAATTCCTACAGAGATAGCAAAAAAAATATTAAAATTAAAAAATTAA
- a CDS encoding chemotaxis protein CheW, with product MKVVSFELGEEKYAVQVKEIGEIIRVPKIEEVPNAEEYIEGVINLRGDIVPILNFNVKFKLPQKKLDEDSNILIIREEEQNVGILVDKVDEVINLNENKIVEAPELSIGIPKESFIGVVNYLGKLLILLDIKKLLSITEEGERNG from the coding sequence ATGAAAGTAGTATCGTTTGAATTAGGAGAGGAAAAATATGCTGTTCAAGTGAAAGAAATTGGAGAGATAATAAGAGTTCCTAAAATTGAAGAAGTTCCTAATGCAGAGGAATACATAGAAGGGGTTATAAATTTAAGGGGAGATATAGTACCAATACTTAATTTTAATGTAAAATTTAAATTGCCTCAAAAAAAACTGGATGAAGATAGTAATATTCTAATAATCAGAGAAGAAGAACAAAACGTTGGAATACTTGTAGATAAAGTAGATGAAGTTATAAATTTAAATGAAAATAAAATTGTAGAGGCACCGGAACTTTCTATAGGAATTCCAAAAGAAAGTTTTATAGGAGTTGTAAATTATTTAGGGAAATTATTAATTTTATTAGATATAAAAAAGCTTTTATCCATTACAGAAGAAGGTGAAAGAAATGGATGA
- a CDS encoding response regulator yields MNKKKVLVIDDELTIRLVLKELIEDLGYDFLESGRAMQGIEILKNNKVDLILLDIQLPQMNGLEAIQKIREINKEVPVFMITAFHNLKDVVEMLDVEIQEFISKPFDLENLQNKMKEYLKGDE; encoded by the coding sequence ATGAATAAAAAAAAAGTATTAGTTATTGATGATGAACTAACAATTAGATTGGTGCTTAAGGAGTTAATTGAAGATTTGGGATATGATTTTTTAGAATCGGGAAGAGCCATGCAAGGAATTGAAATTCTAAAAAACAATAAAGTTGATCTAATTTTATTAGATATACAGTTACCACAAATGAATGGATTGGAAGCAATTCAAAAAATAAGAGAAATTAATAAAGAAGTTCCTGTATTTATGATTACGGCGTTTCATAATTTAAAGGATGTTGTAGAGATGCTAGATGTAGAAATTCAAGAATTTATTTCAAAACCATTTGATTTGGAAAATTTACAAAATAAGATGAAAGAATATTTAAAAGGAGATGAATAG
- a CDS encoding chemotaxis protein CheW → MAIEEKSVKELQVVVFKLENSYYGVHILQVQEIIKMADITKLPNTPYFIEGVVNLRGKIIPVMDLRKRFGLSTVEITREFKILILKTEELEFGVLVDDISEVEKIPVNIIENPPKIISGINGEFINGIAKTEGRLLILLDIEKILSVEEKEVLKDIE, encoded by the coding sequence ATGGCAATAGAGGAGAAGAGTGTAAAAGAATTACAAGTGGTGGTCTTTAAATTAGAAAATAGTTATTATGGTGTTCATATACTGCAAGTACAAGAAATAATAAAAATGGCGGATATAACAAAATTACCAAATACACCATATTTTATTGAAGGAGTGGTAAATCTTAGAGGGAAAATAATACCAGTAATGGACCTTAGAAAAAGATTCGGACTTTCTACAGTAGAGATAACAAGAGAATTTAAAATATTAATATTAAAAACAGAAGAATTAGAATTTGGAGTGTTAGTAGATGATATTTCAGAAGTGGAAAAAATTCCTGTAAATATAATTGAAAATCCGCCCAAAATAATTTCTGGAATTAATGGAGAATTTATAAATGGGATAGCTAAAACAGAGGGAAGATTGTTAATATTATTAGATATAGAAAAAATATTAAGTGTAGAGGAAAAAGAAGTATTGAAAGATATCGAATAA
- a CDS encoding PP2C family protein-serine/threonine phosphatase, with translation MIYFIILEIILLFSLVIFQFDIYMKFIIFLFISFSLIVYESIRKKDIKEYFINILKNIYNEKSSETLDIKEFDNEVLEVYNETIEKFNKKEFDLKEAMTEINSYRNELEKAYKSLIAKSTELEYTNDLLEKKVGTLSSLNALGKSVLSAIDENKAIDILIDTYFIMTSAKKIAVFLWEDGNLLNKAMKGEINFVDFNYDNSENIIALNAKDKVEYKELANKMIQAGEKVVYSEIAIKSKAFGVIYIIEKADENSYLEEKDIILALSMYAAISLNTLGMYKEISEKKQMQKEISIAADIQRNLLPSNIKNVFGLEISNYFKPAKEVGGDYYDYFLSAEGKFGITIGDVSGKGIPAALLMALVRSVLRAVASYDIYPNIILEKLNKIIEDDISDERFITLFYSLYDQETNMLYYSNAGHNPLIYYNKEEDMITEENVKGVAIGFVRNYKYKIGEIKLNKGDVLVYYTDGITEAENSKKELFGIDRLKNIVFKNRLNSSENIKAEILKEVSSFRKKAIQSDDITLVVVKVERR, from the coding sequence ATGATATATTTTATAATATTGGAAATAATACTATTATTTTCTTTAGTAATTTTTCAATTTGATATATATATGAAATTCATTATATTTTTGTTTATATCTTTTTCTTTAATAGTATATGAAAGTATAAGAAAAAAAGATATTAAAGAATATTTTATAAATATATTAAAGAATATTTATAATGAAAAGAGTAGCGAAACTTTAGATATAAAAGAATTTGATAATGAAGTATTAGAAGTTTATAATGAAACAATAGAAAAATTCAACAAAAAAGAGTTTGATTTAAAAGAAGCAATGACGGAAATAAATTCATATAGAAATGAATTAGAAAAAGCATATAAAAGTTTAATTGCAAAATCAACAGAATTAGAATATACAAATGACCTTTTGGAAAAAAAAGTAGGGACTTTATCAAGTCTGAATGCACTTGGGAAATCGGTATTATCAGCAATAGATGAAAATAAAGCAATCGATATATTAATAGATACATATTTTATAATGACTTCAGCAAAGAAAATTGCTGTTTTTTTATGGGAAGATGGGAATTTATTAAATAAAGCTATGAAAGGAGAAATTAATTTTGTAGATTTTAATTATGATAATAGTGAAAATATAATTGCACTAAATGCTAAAGATAAAGTAGAATATAAAGAGTTAGCTAATAAAATGATACAAGCTGGAGAAAAAGTTGTATATAGTGAAATAGCAATAAAATCTAAAGCTTTTGGGGTAATATATATTATTGAGAAAGCTGATGAGAACTCATATTTAGAAGAAAAAGATATAATTTTAGCATTATCTATGTATGCGGCTATTTCATTAAATACGTTGGGAATGTATAAAGAAATTTCTGAAAAAAAACAAATGCAGAAAGAAATTTCAATTGCTGCAGATATCCAGAGAAACTTACTGCCTTCAAATATAAAAAATGTATTTGGATTAGAAATATCTAATTATTTTAAACCGGCAAAAGAGGTTGGTGGAGATTATTATGATTATTTTTTATCTGCAGAAGGTAAATTTGGTATTACAATAGGCGATGTAAGTGGAAAAGGAATACCAGCAGCTTTATTAATGGCGTTAGTGAGATCAGTTTTAAGAGCTGTAGCTTCATATGATATTTATCCAAATATTATACTAGAGAAACTGAATAAAATCATAGAAGATGATATATCTGATGAAAGATTTATAACTCTTTTTTATAGTTTATATGATCAAGAAACAAATATGCTATATTATTCAAATGCAGGACATAATCCTTTGATTTATTATAATAAAGAAGAAGATATGATAACAGAAGAAAACGTTAAGGGAGTAGCAATAGGATTTGTTAGAAATTATAAATATAAAATAGGGGAAATAAAATTGAATAAAGGAGATGTATTAGTATATTATACAGATGGAATAACAGAGGCTGAAAATAGCAAAAAAGAACTGTTTGGTATAGATAGGTTAAAAAATATTGTTTTTAAAAATAGACTAAACTCATCAGAGAATATAAAGGCAGAGATATTAAAAGAAGTTTCTAGTTTTAGAAAAAAAGCAATTCAAAGTGATGATATAACTTTGGTTGTGGTAAAGGTAGAAAGAAGGTGA
- the rapZ gene encoding RNase adapter RapZ: MKKNDLEFLIITGMSGAGKTQAMNFFEDRGYFCIDNLPATLLSNFISLYFKSKGKIKKLAFVIDIRSWGFFEDFFEEIKNLRNNNINYKILFLDAKNEILLNRFNLTRRKHPLDVYNTLLKNIEEERRRLEDLRNMASIIIDTTNLTIKNLSEKLENEFKGEFTKKLSITFISFGFKYGIPIDLDMMYDVRFLPNPFYVESLKKKTGNDLEVQEYVMKAEESKEFFYKLQDMISFLIPHFEKERKSHLNIGIGCTGGKHRSVTFVNKLYDYFSGFGKYQIRISHRDINK, translated from the coding sequence TTGAAAAAAAATGATTTGGAGTTTTTGATTATAACTGGAATGTCTGGTGCAGGGAAAACTCAAGCTATGAATTTTTTTGAAGATAGAGGATATTTTTGCATAGATAATTTGCCAGCAACTCTTTTAAGTAATTTTATTTCATTATATTTCAAAAGTAAAGGGAAAATAAAAAAATTGGCTTTTGTTATAGATATTAGAAGCTGGGGATTTTTTGAAGATTTTTTTGAAGAGATAAAAAATTTGAGAAATAATAATATTAATTATAAAATATTATTTTTAGATGCAAAAAATGAAATTTTGTTAAATAGATTTAATTTAACAAGAAGAAAGCATCCTTTAGATGTATATAATACACTTTTAAAAAATATAGAGGAAGAAAGAAGAAGATTAGAAGACTTAAGAAATATGGCAAGTATAATTATTGATACAACTAATTTAACAATAAAAAATTTGTCAGAAAAATTAGAAAATGAATTTAAAGGAGAATTTACAAAAAAATTATCTATAACTTTTATCTCTTTTGGATTTAAATATGGGATTCCTATTGACTTAGATATGATGTATGATGTTAGATTTTTACCTAATCCATTTTATGTAGAGTCTTTAAAAAAGAAAACAGGGAATGATTTAGAAGTTCAAGAATATGTTATGAAAGCAGAAGAAAGCAAAGAGTTTTTTTATAAATTACAAGATATGATAAGTTTTTTGATTCCACATTTTGAAAAAGAGAGAAAATCTCACTTAAATATAGGAATTGGGTGTACTGGCGGCAAGCACAGATCAGTTACATTTGTAAACAAATTATATGATTATTTTTCTGGTTTTGGAAAATATCAAATTAGAATTTCACATAGAGACATAAATAAATGA
- a CDS encoding chemotaxis protein CheA yields the protein MDENFDMSQFRGDFIEEANEIIEKLDKELLELEKAPKDYELINSIFRSIHTLKGSSAFLNFTVMGELAHKMESLLDKLRNKEMFVDEKIINILLEGIDKIKLMINDIMNNGNGEQNIDEVLKKIIELTEKKVVKENSKEENIERSIDTKIDKILENYNQENIEEIKIKNSQKITSIEKEKNIGEEKKKIESHLIRVDTRKIDDIMNLVGELVTGRNRLLQIGSKFKSEELNENSNFISRLTTELQGSVMKMRMIPLEKVFNKFPRVVRDLSNKLNKKVEFEVSGQDTELDRVVSEEIYEPLVHMIRNALDHGIETPEERMANGKVATGLISINAKQEDNFVFIDIKDDGKGINSDIIRKKALEKGILTQKKIDNMGKYDIINLIFHPGFSTAEEITDISGRGVGMDVVKTSIGKLGGIVDVITEEGKGTTFRVRLPLTLAIMPVLIIGISDKKYAIPLNNVIETRRINKNEIQTISGEQLIFLREKTLNIVYLSSVFNIEEFEREEEKINLVIIGFGEKRVGLVIDEMLGKQEIVIKPLGKYLNNVSGISGTAILGDGNIIMILDSSLIVNKGKSNVKMKKIKYKNIKNNGKD from the coding sequence ATGGATGAAAATTTTGATATGAGTCAATTTAGAGGGGATTTTATTGAGGAAGCAAATGAAATCATAGAAAAATTAGATAAAGAACTTTTAGAATTGGAAAAAGCTCCAAAAGATTATGAACTAATAAATTCTATTTTTAGATCTATACATACTTTGAAGGGTTCATCTGCTTTTTTAAATTTTACAGTAATGGGAGAATTGGCCCATAAAATGGAGAGCTTGTTAGATAAATTGAGAAACAAAGAGATGTTTGTAGATGAAAAGATAATAAATATCTTATTAGAAGGAATAGATAAAATTAAATTAATGATAAATGATATTATGAATAATGGTAATGGGGAACAAAATATAGATGAAGTATTAAAAAAAATAATTGAATTAACTGAAAAAAAAGTTGTAAAGGAGAATTCAAAAGAAGAAAATATAGAAAGATCAATAGATACAAAAATAGATAAAATATTAGAAAATTATAATCAAGAGAATATAGAAGAAATAAAAATTAAAAATTCACAAAAAATAACTTCAATAGAAAAAGAAAAAAATATAGGCGAAGAAAAAAAGAAAATAGAATCACATTTAATAAGAGTAGATACAAGAAAAATAGATGATATTATGAATTTAGTTGGGGAACTTGTCACTGGAAGAAATAGGCTTTTACAAATAGGTTCTAAATTTAAATCAGAAGAATTAAATGAAAATTCAAATTTTATTAGTAGATTAACAACTGAATTACAGGGCTCTGTTATGAAAATGAGAATGATACCGTTAGAGAAAGTTTTTAATAAATTTCCTAGAGTAGTGAGAGATTTATCAAATAAATTAAATAAAAAAGTCGAATTTGAAGTTTCTGGACAAGATACAGAGCTAGATAGAGTAGTATCTGAAGAGATATATGAACCATTAGTTCATATGATAAGAAATGCTTTGGATCATGGAATTGAAACTCCAGAAGAAAGAATGGCAAATGGGAAAGTTGCAACAGGACTAATATCTATAAATGCCAAGCAGGAAGATAATTTTGTATTTATAGATATTAAAGATGATGGGAAAGGTATAAATTCAGATATTATAAGAAAAAAAGCTTTAGAAAAAGGAATATTAACTCAAAAAAAGATAGATAATATGGGAAAATATGATATTATTAATTTAATATTTCATCCTGGATTTTCAACAGCAGAAGAGATAACGGATATATCTGGTCGTGGAGTAGGGATGGATGTTGTAAAAACAAGCATAGGAAAACTAGGTGGAATTGTAGATGTTATAACTGAAGAGGGAAAAGGGACTACTTTTAGAGTTAGATTACCACTTACATTAGCAATAATGCCTGTATTAATAATAGGAATTTCAGATAAAAAATATGCTATACCGCTTAATAATGTAATAGAGACAAGAAGAATTAATAAAAATGAGATACAAACAATATCAGGAGAGCAATTAATATTTTTAAGAGAAAAAACTTTAAATATAGTTTATTTAAGTAGTGTATTTAATATTGAAGAATTTGAAAGAGAAGAAGAAAAAATAAATTTAGTTATAATTGGTTTTGGTGAAAAAAGAGTGGGATTAGTAATTGATGAAATGTTAGGGAAACAAGAAATTGTAATAAAACCACTTGGAAAATATTTAAATAATGTAAGTGGAATTAGTGGAACAGCAATTCTTGGAGACGGCAATATAATAATGATTTTAGATTCTAGTTTAATAGTTAATAAAGGCAAATCAAATGTAAAGATGAAAAAGATAAAATATAAAAATATAAAAAACAATGGGAAGGATTAA
- a CDS encoding ATP-binding protein translates to MVNYIFLGIIIVLVILLIKEREKSKKDIKKLIMNINENLEKISYKIYLKVNEEEITNMDIKTLDKIKKSDNGIHELNDEFKFMKKDNIAYLKSKLLLNEIKEITENLNLKEKELDLTREKEYYYYKDFSKKLTYLLSEIDNLPIYENLNYFNPVILGIKILKYKIFYLIDIFKNRGDISIRKYEMIKMQDFIEIISEELDFNLNVITSNDNILKLKLYFEVDKIKNLIKLFFYSILKEFKIKKELNLKICLEEDKLIFEYELGKNNFNIEDIIDESFINLSEMNEMTINVSIKNGNIIISDDIRKIKADDAIVKSITVNSTSEEIRNVMQTIMYDVNREIISNEKIADINLVVDEILQNALEHGNKYELEKKIVVTYTINNSDFIIEVLDEGDGFEYDEKKGMDILGERGRGIFLIKQLSKKIEYSENGRKIKVVIEKEV, encoded by the coding sequence ATGGTAAATTATATTTTTTTGGGAATAATAATAGTGTTAGTGATTTTATTAATAAAAGAGAGAGAAAAATCAAAAAAAGATATTAAAAAATTAATTATGAATATTAATGAGAATTTGGAAAAGATAAGTTATAAAATATATTTAAAAGTGAATGAAGAAGAAATTACAAATATGGATATAAAAACATTGGATAAAATTAAAAAAAGTGATAATGGAATACATGAGTTAAATGATGAATTTAAATTTATGAAGAAAGATAATATAGCGTACTTAAAAAGCAAGTTGTTATTAAATGAAATAAAAGAAATAACTGAAAATTTAAATTTAAAAGAAAAAGAGTTAGATTTAACTCGTGAAAAAGAATATTATTACTACAAGGATTTTTCAAAAAAATTGACCTATCTATTAAGTGAAATAGATAATCTTCCTATTTATGAAAATTTAAACTATTTTAATCCTGTAATATTAGGAATAAAAATATTGAAATATAAAATATTTTATTTAATAGATATTTTTAAAAATAGAGGGGATATAAGTATTAGAAAATATGAAATGATAAAAATGCAAGATTTTATTGAAATAATATCAGAAGAACTTGATTTTAATTTAAATGTAATTACTTCTAATGATAATATATTAAAATTAAAATTATATTTTGAAGTTGATAAAATAAAAAATTTAATTAAATTATTTTTTTATTCTATATTAAAGGAGTTTAAAATAAAAAAGGAGCTTAATTTAAAAATATGTTTAGAAGAAGATAAATTGATATTTGAATATGAATTAGGAAAAAATAATTTTAATATAGAAGATATAATAGATGAAAGTTTTATAAATTTATCAGAAATGAATGAAATGACTATTAATGTAAGTATAAAAAATGGAAATATAATTATATCGGATGATATTCGAAAAATAAAAGCAGATGATGCAATAGTAAAGAGTATAACGGTAAATTCTACATCAGAAGAGATTAGAAATGTGATGCAAACAATAATGTATGACGTTAATAGGGAAATAATATCTAATGAAAAAATCGCAGATATAAATTTAGTTGTTGATGAAATTTTACAAAATGCATTAGAACATGGGAACAAATATGAATTAGAAAAAAAGATAGTGGTGACTTATACTATTAATAATAGTGACTTTATAATAGAGGTATTAGATGAGGGCGATGGATTTGAATATGATGAAAAAAAAGGTATGGATATATTAGGGGAAAGAGGAAGAGGAATATTTTTAATAAAACAACTTTCAAAAAAAATAGAGTATTCTGAAAATGGAAGGAAAATAAAAGTTGTTATTGAAAAAGAGGTGTAA
- a CDS encoding HD-GYP domain-containing protein produces the protein MKKYSSELKAGMKLLKPVYYENSILINEDVILDRNAIEKIKKFNILEVDIVDENGLKIEEELEKENMLKEVFELEYENSIEKAKEILENAVSSGIEAEEIENIIGESIKNLELDSDVLIRILQGESAADYLFQHSLNTVIISLLIGDSLGYSKEKLELLGKGALLHDVGMLKIKKETLEKSEDLSSDEIMEIKKHTAYGEEIIGDKIEKDVLDIIKYHHEKMDGTGYPEGLKGNEIPEMAKVVNIADIYCALIENRNYRERYDYYDAMKIVMKSSISLVDDKILKSFLKRMPIYPINTKVILNDGRKGVVSKASSNPFRPIIDIVTKGVAERINLTEEGNLTKYIVGVDK, from the coding sequence ATGAAAAAATATAGTTCAGAATTAAAGGCAGGTATGAAATTATTAAAACCGGTATATTATGAAAATTCAATACTTATAAATGAAGATGTAATATTAGATAGAAATGCTATAGAAAAAATAAAAAAGTTTAATATATTAGAAGTAGATATTGTAGATGAAAATGGTTTAAAAATAGAAGAAGAATTAGAAAAAGAGAATATGTTAAAAGAAGTATTTGAATTAGAATATGAGAATTCTATAGAAAAAGCAAAAGAAATATTAGAAAATGCTGTTTCTAGTGGAATAGAAGCAGAAGAGATAGAAAATATAATAGGTGAATCTATTAAAAATTTAGAATTAGATTCAGATGTTTTAATTAGAATATTACAAGGTGAAAGTGCTGCAGACTATTTATTTCAGCATTCATTAAATACGGTAATTATATCTTTATTGATTGGAGATTCTTTGGGGTATTCTAAAGAAAAGCTAGAACTATTAGGAAAAGGAGCATTATTACATGACGTTGGGATGTTAAAAATAAAAAAAGAAACATTAGAAAAATCAGAAGATTTATCTTCAGATGAAATAATGGAAATAAAGAAACATACAGCTTATGGAGAAGAAATCATTGGTGATAAAATAGAAAAAGATGTTTTGGACATAATTAAATATCATCATGAAAAAATGGATGGAACTGGATATCCAGAAGGACTAAAGGGCAATGAAATTCCTGAAATGGCAAAAGTTGTAAATATAGCAGATATTTATTGTGCGCTTATAGAAAATAGAAATTATAGAGAAAGATATGATTATTATGATGCAATGAAAATAGTGATGAAATCATCTATAAGTTTAGTTGATGATAAAATATTAAAAAGTTTTTTAAAACGTATGCCAATATATCCAATTAATACAAAAGTAATATTAAATGATGGAAGAAAAGGAGTTGTTTCAAAAGCTAGTTCAAATCCATTTAGACCAATTATTGATATAGTTACAAAAGGAGTTGCAGAGAGAATTAATTTGACAGAAGAGGGAAATTTAACTAAATATATTGTTGGAGTAGATAAATGA
- a CDS encoding STAS domain-containing protein, with protein MLIKKEKIEENLIIRFIGKLSQEEVDKISGRLIYDIGEDNSKNVIIDFSGLEYISSLGIAMLIKLYKFTKDEEKKMIIYNPSKEVLKILNLTRIEKIIKIEVN; from the coding sequence ATGTTAATAAAAAAAGAAAAAATAGAAGAAAATTTAATAATAAGATTTATAGGAAAATTATCACAAGAAGAAGTTGACAAAATTTCTGGGAGATTAATTTATGATATAGGTGAAGATAATAGTAAGAATGTTATTATTGATTTTTCAGGCTTAGAATATATTAGTAGTTTAGGAATTGCTATGCTTATAAAATTATATAAATTTACAAAAGATGAAGAAAAAAAAATGATTATATATAATCCATCTAAAGAAGTTTTGAAAATATTAAATTTAACTAGAATAGAGAAAATAATAAAAATAGAGGTGAATTAA